A stretch of Apostichopus japonicus isolate 1M-3 chromosome 9, ASM3797524v1, whole genome shotgun sequence DNA encodes these proteins:
- the LOC139973217 gene encoding uncharacterized protein produces MAEFRGRQVCQSFLTVLTLWNSLGSEIVVANVGEQSSSSSYFVFQQPEYPRDCKEVLNACTSTHNTSGVYLIKPEGYPEPFEVYCDNEFNNGGWTVLQRRRLDSVNFNRNWQDFKNGFGFLGSEFWIGNEKLAFLTNQKNYQLRLEFENAAGQSYYVTYDQFRISDEWGQYQLSSVGTYGGTAETQLEWCPTNKTFSNETCERTCVDPDTCISSTSRTELEKCVCVGDYMIQDENCIPQNQCSCFVADKGTVLINGESYINSDCTRRSNCSNNQLMVEDSYHCSDDATCDVRDGVRRCYCIDGYEGDGVTCTRKAVPKDCHELYVDGSKDGVYTIYPDGSPNGIQVFCEMESNGGGWTVIQRRSSAAVDFYRTWAEYKNGFEDPIGDHWLGNDYIHAITNQKEYSLRIDLTDSRSSSYYALYSSFSISDNADKYRLSIGSYSGDTGHDSMSFSNNKQFSTRGEDNDAWSDFDCAEKHRGAWWFGYYYHCLSTYSYCRSNCPSSEYYCDYFPVGSGCAYCAHSHLNGDYDGSTRGTNIFWSSLSGYDCGLQYAEMKIRPVQT; encoded by the exons ATGGCAGAATTTCGAGGGAGACAAGTTTGTCAAAGTTTCTTGACAGTGTTGACGTTATGGAATTCACTTGGATCAGAAATA gTCGTCGCAAACGTCGGGGAACAATCATCAA GTTCctcatactttgtttttcaacaacctgaATATCCAAGAGATTGCAAGGAAGTTTTGAATGCCTGCACCTCTACCCATAATACATCTGGCGTGTACCTCATTAAACCAGAAGGATACCCAGAACCGTTTGAAGTTTACTGTGATAATGAATTCAATaatggtggatggacg GTGTTACAGCGGCGAAGACTGGATTCTGTTAATTTTAATAGGAATTGGCAAGACTTCAAAAACGGCTTTGGTTTTCTTGGCAGTGAGTTTTGGATTGGAAATGAGAAATTAGCTTTTCTtacaaaccaaaaaaattaCCAACTGAGATTGGAGTTTGAGAATGCTGCAGGACAGTCTTATTACGTTACATATGACCAAtttcgtatctcagatgaatgggggCAATATCAACTCTCAAGTGTAGGAACTTATGGAGGAACAGCAG AAACTCAATTGGAATGGTGTCCAACGAATAAGACATTCTCCAACGAGACATGTGAGAGGACGTGCGTTGACCCTGACACATGCATCTCTTCAACCTCTCGCACAGAACTAGAGAAATGTGTTTGTGTTGGTGATTACATGATTCAGGATGAGAATTGCATTCCTCAGAACCAATGCAGCTGTTTCGTTGCTGACAAAGGGACTGTATTAATA AACGGCGAGTCTTACATCAATTCAGACTGTACAAGAAGATCAAATTGTAGCAATAACCAACTCATGGTAGAAGACAGTTACCACTGTAGTGATGACGCGACTTGTGATGTCAGAGATGGTGTTCGTAGATGTTACTGTATAGATGGCTACGAAGGAGACGGTGTTACCTGTACCCGCAAGGCAGTCCCAAAGGATTGTCATGAGCTTTACGTTGATGGTAGTAAAGATGGAGTTTACACCATTTACCCTGATGGTTCGCCTAACGGCATTCAGGTTTTctgtgagatggaaagtaacggaggaggatggacg GTCATTCAGCGACGATCAAGCGCCGCTGTTGATTTCTATCGTACCTGGGCTGAATACAAGAATGGATTTGAAGATCCTATCGGTGATCATTGGCTCGGTAATGATTACATACACGCAATTACCAACCAAAAAGAATACAGTCTCAGGATAGACCTCACCGATTCAAGAAGTTCATCATATTACGCCCTCTATTCCTCCTTCAGCATTAGTGATAATGCGGACAAATATCGACTCTCAATTGGATCATATAGTGGAGATACAG GTCATGATTCTATGTCGTTtagcaacaacaaacaattcaGCACACGTGGCGAAGACAATGACGCATGGAGTGATTTTGACTGCGCTGAGAAACATCGAGGAGCCTGGTGGTTCGGTTATTATTATCACTGTCTTTCGACTTATTCTTATTGCCGGTCTAATTGCCCAAGTAGTGAATATTATTGTGATTATTTCCCTGTCGGAAGCGGCTGTGCATATTGCGCTCATTCTCACCTCAACGGAGACTACGACGGCTCAACTCGAGGAACGAACATATTCTGGAGTAGTCTTAGTGGATACGACTGCGGCCTACAATATGCAGAGATGAAAATACGACCAGTGCAGACATAA